A portion of the Pseudarthrobacter sp. L1SW genome contains these proteins:
- a CDS encoding response regulator transcription factor, with product MADDGDHLTRARDYHASYAWRQACDEFRAAGGPAGLGVEDLEYFAECAQIVGLRDDAIAALVHAFEERAANGQVRPAVAAAFWLWQAYRLNGEDAQANGWLARARELGPDDAGEEPGWLLITAAYYRMGAGAYDDAVTLLARARDGAARMHDADQLAFSALLTGRALVLSGRFTDGLDWLDDGMLRVLAGETTPRTTSLLYCAAIGTCEMEVHDVARVREWSAALGSWLEKVPPFGGPFYGHCLTYHAVHLRLAGKWTAALAQLEDACRSLAEGAGSRFMGHARYELGESHRLFGDFPEAEAAYRTAAFTGGPTQPGLAQLRLSLGDVPAAAAGIRRALGEAVGPAARVELLPAAVTVLLAADAAGEAEAATAELGSHAEHFASDSVRATHARALGELALASNEWRKALPQLREAAGLWRDLDVPYETAQCSVLLASAYRGVGDDEAADLELEAARQAFRSLGARHDLLVVQGMLQHSDIPGQHGLSPREVGVLRLIVQGMPNRAIGAELFLSERTVQRHVSNIFNKLGVSSRTQAATLALDRGIVSSAPRGPLPEN from the coding sequence ATGGCCGACGACGGAGATCACCTCACGCGCGCCCGGGACTACCACGCGTCGTACGCGTGGCGGCAGGCCTGCGACGAATTCCGCGCCGCCGGCGGGCCCGCCGGCCTCGGGGTGGAGGATCTCGAGTACTTCGCCGAGTGCGCACAAATCGTGGGGCTCCGCGACGACGCGATAGCCGCGTTGGTGCATGCGTTCGAGGAGCGGGCCGCGAACGGCCAGGTGCGTCCCGCCGTCGCCGCCGCTTTCTGGCTGTGGCAGGCCTACCGCCTCAACGGCGAAGACGCGCAGGCCAACGGCTGGCTGGCACGGGCCCGGGAACTTGGCCCCGACGACGCCGGTGAAGAGCCTGGCTGGCTGCTCATCACCGCGGCTTACTACCGGATGGGCGCCGGTGCCTATGACGACGCCGTCACGCTCCTCGCCCGCGCCCGTGACGGGGCCGCAAGGATGCACGACGCCGATCAGCTCGCCTTCTCCGCGCTCCTCACCGGCCGCGCCCTGGTCCTGTCCGGCCGGTTCACGGACGGGCTGGACTGGCTAGACGATGGCATGCTCCGCGTCCTGGCGGGCGAGACGACGCCACGGACCACAAGCCTGCTCTACTGCGCGGCGATCGGCACCTGCGAAATGGAGGTGCACGACGTCGCGCGGGTTCGGGAATGGAGCGCCGCCCTCGGATCGTGGCTCGAGAAGGTGCCTCCGTTCGGCGGGCCCTTCTACGGTCACTGCCTGACCTACCACGCGGTCCACCTCCGGCTCGCCGGCAAGTGGACGGCAGCCCTTGCCCAACTGGAAGACGCATGCCGGAGCTTGGCCGAGGGCGCAGGATCCCGCTTCATGGGGCATGCGCGCTATGAGCTCGGTGAATCGCATCGGCTTTTCGGTGACTTTCCCGAGGCGGAGGCAGCCTACCGGACGGCGGCATTCACCGGAGGCCCCACCCAGCCGGGGCTCGCCCAGCTCCGGCTCTCCCTCGGAGACGTGCCCGCGGCGGCAGCGGGGATCCGGCGTGCGCTTGGCGAGGCCGTGGGACCGGCTGCCCGCGTGGAACTGCTGCCTGCGGCGGTGACCGTCCTCCTGGCGGCTGACGCTGCGGGTGAAGCCGAGGCCGCTACAGCCGAGTTGGGCAGCCACGCGGAGCATTTCGCGTCCGACAGCGTGCGGGCCACCCATGCGCGTGCCCTCGGGGAACTGGCTCTTGCCAGCAATGAGTGGCGGAAGGCACTCCCCCAGCTCCGGGAGGCCGCCGGTCTGTGGCGGGACCTGGACGTCCCCTATGAAACGGCGCAGTGCTCCGTGCTCCTGGCCAGCGCGTACCGGGGTGTGGGGGACGACGAGGCGGCGGACCTGGAACTCGAAGCGGCGCGCCAGGCCTTCAGAAGTCTCGGCGCCCGTCACGACCTGCTGGTGGTCCAGGGCATGCTCCAGCATTCCGACATTCCGGGCCAGCACGGCCTCTCTCCGCGCGAGGTCGGGGTGCTCAGATTAATCGTGCAGGGCATGCCCAACCGGGCAATTGGTGCAGAGTTGTTCCTCAGCGAGCGAACTGTCCAGCGGCACGTGAGCAACATTTTCAACAAGCTCGGCGTGAGTTCCCGGACACAGGCTGCGACGCTTGCCCTGGACCGCGGGATCGTCAGCAGCGCCCCGCGAGGCCCGCTACCGGAGAACTAG
- a CDS encoding serine hydrolase: MKGLSAEAGAAMRTMSWSSRCLLACCLLVCFQLALVGAARAAPPAPGAPPAPGAAHATAANSPAKAATEIPDPKQAYTAVDSFLRDQLQTLGIPGAAIAVVRDGRQVHSAAFGKADPSGRPMTPQTPVLLASTSKSLTAIAVMQQVESGRLRLDEPVRTYLPWFTMDDPRSSNITVRHLLHQTSGMSSRETAFEASLDQEPEALEESVRALASSPLAAEPGQRFHYASANYNVLGLLVQAVSKQPFGEYVRRHVFGPLGMVHSHTTAASAKEDDAAEGYSRWFSAFWVRTDVPAPAAGMPSSTMYASAEDLGRELAALLDGGRYGGARILEPGSVAEMFQPRTSVDGAKGYGMGWYTRPLVEAVDSAGPAAPAPAAQDVPLLLEHQGEWGNSHTYLAMVPASGLGVALVINGNDTAATSRLKAIDTNILRILHGHSPVPAVVSEDWLQQSSWAVALGLLVAELLSLWVSLSVLVRRRFARLGRLGPLAWAAAALALDAFVLWLCLAYAPARFDTDLPVIIRQFPDVGVSLVPVLGLAILWAVPRTAWLVVTALSRSPRGVP; this comes from the coding sequence GTGAAGGGACTGTCAGCCGAAGCAGGTGCAGCCATGCGGACAATGTCCTGGTCATCGCGCTGCCTGCTGGCGTGCTGCCTGCTGGTGTGCTTCCAGCTGGCCCTCGTTGGCGCCGCTCGCGCGGCCCCGCCCGCACCAGGCGCCCCGCCTGCACCAGGCGCCGCGCACGCAACAGCCGCAAACAGTCCCGCGAAGGCAGCCACGGAAATCCCCGATCCCAAACAGGCCTACACCGCGGTGGACTCCTTCCTCCGGGACCAGCTCCAAACCCTCGGCATTCCCGGTGCCGCCATCGCCGTCGTACGTGACGGCAGGCAGGTGCACTCCGCAGCTTTCGGTAAGGCGGACCCGTCCGGGCGGCCGATGACTCCGCAGACGCCGGTGCTGCTGGCGTCCACCAGCAAATCGCTGACGGCCATCGCGGTGATGCAGCAGGTGGAGTCCGGGCGGCTGCGGCTGGATGAACCGGTGCGGACCTACCTGCCCTGGTTCACAATGGACGATCCCCGGTCTTCGAACATCACAGTCCGGCACCTGCTCCATCAGACCAGCGGCATGTCCTCCAGGGAGACGGCCTTCGAAGCATCCCTGGACCAGGAGCCGGAAGCCCTCGAAGAGTCGGTCCGTGCACTGGCCAGCTCGCCGCTTGCCGCGGAGCCGGGGCAGCGCTTCCACTACGCCAGCGCCAACTACAACGTGCTGGGCCTGCTGGTGCAGGCCGTCAGCAAGCAGCCTTTCGGGGAGTACGTGCGCCGCCACGTCTTCGGGCCCTTGGGCATGGTGCACAGCCATACGACGGCGGCGTCCGCCAAGGAGGACGATGCCGCCGAGGGCTACTCCCGCTGGTTCAGCGCGTTCTGGGTCCGGACCGACGTCCCGGCGCCCGCCGCGGGGATGCCCTCCAGCACCATGTACGCCTCGGCGGAGGACTTGGGCCGCGAGTTGGCGGCACTGCTCGACGGCGGCCGGTACGGGGGCGCGCGGATCCTGGAACCAGGCAGCGTGGCGGAGATGTTCCAGCCCCGGACCTCCGTGGACGGGGCGAAGGGTTACGGCATGGGCTGGTACACACGGCCGCTGGTGGAGGCCGTGGACTCCGCTGGTCCCGCTGCCCCGGCCCCTGCTGCCCAGGACGTGCCGCTGCTGCTGGAGCACCAGGGGGAATGGGGCAACAGCCACACCTACCTGGCCATGGTCCCGGCGTCCGGCCTCGGTGTTGCCCTGGTGATCAACGGCAATGACACAGCAGCCACGTCCCGGCTCAAGGCCATCGACACGAACATCCTGCGGATCCTGCACGGGCACTCCCCCGTCCCCGCCGTGGTGTCCGAGGACTGGCTTCAGCAGTCCAGCTGGGCGGTCGCGCTGGGCCTGCTGGTGGCGGAGCTGCTGAGCCTGTGGGTGTCACTTTCAGTCCTTGTACGACGGCGGTTTGCGCGCCTTGGGCGCCTGGGTCCCCTGGCGTGGGCGGCCGCTGCCTTGGCCCTGGACGCCTTCGTCCTTTGGCTGTGCCTCGCCTACGCACCCGCCCGGTTCGACACCGACCTGCCGGTGATCATCCGGCAGTTCCCGGACGTCGGCGTTTCGCTGGTGCCGGTGCTCGGACTGGCCATACTCTGGGCCGTTCCGCGGACGGCTTGGTTGGTTGTCACAGCACTCTCCCGCAGCCCGCGCGGCGTACCCTGA
- a CDS encoding MFS transporter, whose amino-acid sequence MTQHSGRKRRLQVSDVNVVNRRTLRKALGGTIVGNTMEWYDVGVFGYLITTMGPVFLPEADRAVQNLFLLGTFGATFVARPLGGIFFGWLGDKIGRQKVLAMTLMLMAVATFAVGLLPGYSVLGIWAAVLLVVLKLVQGFSTGGEYSGATTFVCEHSPDRRRGFYVSFLDMGSYLGFAAGGLVVSLLQLALGQEQMEAWGWRIPFLVAGPLGAVAVYFRMKIEESAAFKATLEAEAVAAKHPETGEDLRPVGPVGIVKAHWRPILLAMILAAAANTVAYALTSYMPTYLTTNKGYSEVEGTLLTIPVLVAMALCIPFTGLLSDRIGRRPVLWIGAFSTVVLAVPAFLAIAAGSLPMTLLGLALIAFPVAFSVPNLASALPALFPTEHRYSAMGIAYNLAVAIFGGTAPFIIAALIGLTGEDMAIAYYLMAVAAVAAVAIYFLPESAGRHLPGSMPSVDSVEAARHLVDTQDHNPLLDVDTLPFEESFEIARASHKSGPGKPTVI is encoded by the coding sequence ATGACACAGCACAGCGGGCGGAAGCGGCGGTTGCAGGTATCCGACGTCAATGTCGTCAATCGCCGCACGCTGCGGAAGGCGCTCGGCGGGACCATCGTGGGCAACACGATGGAGTGGTACGACGTGGGCGTGTTCGGCTATCTCATCACTACCATGGGGCCGGTGTTCCTGCCCGAGGCGGACAGGGCCGTGCAGAACCTGTTCCTGCTGGGGACCTTCGGCGCCACGTTCGTCGCCCGGCCGCTGGGCGGCATCTTCTTCGGCTGGCTGGGCGACAAGATCGGCCGCCAGAAGGTCCTGGCGATGACACTGATGCTGATGGCCGTGGCGACGTTCGCCGTCGGCCTGCTGCCGGGGTACTCCGTGCTGGGCATCTGGGCGGCGGTGCTGCTGGTGGTCCTCAAGCTGGTGCAGGGCTTTTCCACCGGCGGCGAATACTCGGGCGCCACCACGTTCGTCTGCGAGCATTCACCGGACCGCCGCCGGGGCTTCTATGTCAGCTTCCTGGACATGGGCAGCTACCTCGGTTTCGCGGCGGGCGGGCTGGTGGTGTCCCTCCTCCAGTTGGCGCTGGGGCAGGAGCAGATGGAGGCGTGGGGCTGGCGCATTCCGTTCCTGGTGGCCGGTCCGCTGGGTGCCGTGGCCGTGTACTTCCGCATGAAAATCGAGGAGTCAGCCGCCTTCAAGGCCACGCTGGAAGCCGAAGCCGTGGCGGCCAAGCACCCTGAGACAGGGGAGGACCTCCGTCCCGTGGGACCGGTCGGGATCGTGAAGGCGCACTGGCGGCCGATCCTGCTGGCCATGATCCTGGCCGCCGCTGCGAACACTGTGGCCTATGCCCTCACGTCCTACATGCCCACCTACCTCACCACGAACAAGGGGTACAGCGAGGTGGAGGGGACGCTGCTGACCATCCCGGTCCTGGTGGCGATGGCGTTGTGCATCCCGTTCACCGGGCTGCTTTCGGACCGGATCGGCCGCCGTCCCGTGCTGTGGATTGGGGCCTTCAGCACCGTGGTGTTGGCGGTTCCGGCGTTCCTGGCGATCGCCGCGGGGAGCCTCCCTATGACTTTGCTGGGCCTGGCCCTGATCGCCTTCCCGGTGGCGTTTTCGGTGCCGAACCTCGCCTCGGCGCTGCCGGCGCTGTTTCCCACCGAGCACCGCTATTCCGCGATGGGCATCGCCTACAACCTGGCAGTCGCCATCTTCGGCGGAACGGCACCGTTCATCATTGCAGCTCTCATCGGCCTGACCGGCGAGGATATGGCGATCGCGTACTACCTCATGGCCGTGGCCGCCGTCGCCGCGGTGGCCATCTACTTCCTGCCCGAGTCGGCCGGGCGGCACCTGCCCGGGTCCATGCCCAGCGTTGATTCTGTTGAGGCGGCGCGGCACTTGGTGGACACGCAGGACCACAACCCGCTGCTGGATGTGGACACCCTGCCCTTCGAGGAAAGCTTCGAGATCGCGCGGGCGTCGCATAAGAGCGGGCCCGGGAAGCCGACGGTCATATGA
- a CDS encoding alpha/beta fold hydrolase, whose amino-acid sequence MEADIRHLRLRTGITVPCLVQDNRKDNGQDDAGAPPVLLLHAWGESRKSFDRLIPLLTGFRIYAPDLRGQGEADKPVGGYSLAEQAEDAAAILDALDVPRAAVVGSSSGGYVAQQLAVDHPEKVAALVLVGSPFSLQKRPAFADEVDALTDPVDEAWVRDSLSWFPLLHDVPGWYMEDRVRDGVTMPAHAWKGILNGLCEAVPPTESGTIHASTLILYGAEDNLLPRSGQEILAARIPGAILTVYPRVAHVVLWECPEQVAADTAAFLRSLR is encoded by the coding sequence ATGGAAGCCGATATCCGGCACCTCCGCCTCCGCACCGGCATCACGGTGCCGTGCCTCGTCCAGGACAACAGAAAAGACAACGGCCAGGACGACGCCGGAGCCCCGCCCGTTCTGCTCCTCCACGCCTGGGGTGAATCCCGCAAAAGCTTCGACCGGCTGATCCCGCTGCTCACCGGCTTCCGCATCTACGCACCGGACCTCCGGGGGCAGGGTGAGGCGGACAAACCCGTGGGCGGCTACTCCCTGGCCGAACAGGCTGAGGACGCCGCCGCCATCCTGGACGCACTGGACGTCCCGCGGGCCGCCGTCGTTGGTTCCTCCAGCGGCGGCTATGTGGCCCAGCAGCTCGCCGTCGACCACCCGGAAAAGGTGGCGGCGCTGGTGCTGGTGGGTTCTCCGTTCAGCCTGCAGAAACGGCCCGCCTTCGCCGACGAGGTGGATGCGCTCACCGACCCCGTGGATGAGGCCTGGGTACGGGACTCCCTGTCCTGGTTTCCCCTGCTGCACGACGTCCCGGGCTGGTACATGGAGGACCGTGTCCGCGACGGAGTCACGATGCCCGCCCACGCCTGGAAGGGCATCCTGAACGGGCTCTGCGAAGCCGTCCCGCCCACCGAATCCGGGACCATCCACGCGTCCACGCTCATCCTGTACGGCGCCGAGGACAATCTGCTGCCCCGCAGCGGCCAGGAAATCCTTGCGGCCCGGATACCCGGGGCGATCCTGACGGTCTACCCCCGCGTGGCGCACGTGGTCCTGTGGGAATGCCCCGAGCAGGTGGCAGCGGACACAGCGGCGTTCCTCCGCAGCCTTCGCTAA
- a CDS encoding Lrp/AsnC family transcriptional regulator — protein sequence MTIANSRTLDSLDGRIILALDKDPEASALALSRTLGVARNTVHARLARLERSGALRSFSRRLDPAALGYDLMAFLSLSISQTRTGSVENGLEAIPEVIEVHATTGDADLVAKVVARGTGDLYRITNQILEIEGVQRTSTAISILELMPPRYDGLISRLSEQESRTPD from the coding sequence ATTCCCTCGACGGCAGGATCATCCTGGCCCTGGACAAGGACCCCGAAGCCAGCGCCCTGGCACTCTCCCGGACACTCGGCGTCGCCCGCAACACCGTCCACGCCCGCCTTGCGCGCCTGGAGCGCAGCGGCGCGCTCCGCTCCTTCAGCCGCAGGCTGGACCCCGCCGCGCTGGGCTACGACCTGATGGCCTTCCTTTCACTCTCGATCAGCCAGACCCGCACCGGCTCGGTGGAGAACGGGCTCGAGGCGATCCCGGAGGTCATCGAGGTGCACGCCACCACCGGCGACGCGGACCTCGTAGCCAAGGTGGTGGCCCGCGGCACCGGCGACCTCTACCGCATCACCAACCAGATCCTGGAAATCGAAGGGGTCCAGCGCACCAGCACGGCCATCTCCATCCTGGAACTCATGCCGCCCCGCTACGACGGCCTCATCAGCCGGCTGTCCGAGCAGGAATCCCGCACTCCGGACTGA
- a CDS encoding isoprenylcysteine carboxylmethyltransferase family protein, which produces MAAEVSSLRTLAGRVKTVYDNLPLPPAVVVAMAVDFLLARLRPLPLPGPRSAHRLAGAGVVAAGVGLNAWALAERRRRSSGPFELERPDELVVTGPYSITRHPMYLGWWLIQLGAGTMAGSAWALVLLPPELLVEHRFVLEEEATLAELFPQSYPAYAEKVPRFLRLLRP; this is translated from the coding sequence ATGGCAGCCGAGGTCAGCTCCCTGCGCACCCTGGCGGGACGCGTGAAGACGGTCTATGACAACCTCCCGCTGCCGCCAGCGGTGGTGGTGGCGATGGCCGTTGATTTCCTCCTTGCCAGGCTCCGTCCCCTGCCGCTGCCCGGCCCGCGGTCCGCACACAGGCTGGCGGGGGCGGGAGTGGTGGCCGCCGGTGTCGGCCTCAATGCGTGGGCCCTGGCTGAACGCCGTCGGCGATCATCCGGCCCCTTCGAGCTGGAGCGGCCGGACGAGCTGGTGGTCACAGGGCCCTACTCCATCACCCGCCACCCCATGTATCTGGGCTGGTGGCTCATTCAACTCGGCGCGGGAACCATGGCCGGTTCAGCCTGGGCCCTTGTGCTGCTGCCGCCCGAGCTGCTGGTGGAGCACCGGTTTGTCCTGGAGGAAGAGGCCACCCTCGCCGAACTGTTTCCGCAGTCGTACCCGGCCTACGCGGAAAAGGTGCCACGCTTCCTCAGGCTCCTCCGCCCATAG
- a CDS encoding pentapeptide repeat-containing protein, whose product MWWTGFGWADLRPPRFRTPRFRRTDFRGTDFGSTDLRGTVFQWQDARRPLWRLAVWLFGLVLPPCG is encoded by the coding sequence TTGTGGTGGACTGGTTTCGGATGGGCTGATCTTCGACCCCCTAGATTTCGAACCCCTAGATTTCGCCGGACTGATTTCCGGGGCACTGATTTTGGGAGCACTGATCTCCGCGGCACTGTTTTCCAGTGGCAGGATGCCCGGCGGCCATTGTGGAGGCTCGCGGTCTGGTTGTTCGGCTTGGTACTGCCGCCCTGTGGGTGA
- a CDS encoding SRPBCC family protein, with translation MTERNLIVHRKSPASVASIWAVLADFPHLAKVWDGLKASEAIGGKTTGVGARRRVRLSPVGTMVETVTAWEERHAIATMNEPSALVPFKHAESRLVLEPEGAGTAMTFHYRYVPRGGPLGKVTGPAIDRMLTATFTSMLAAVDKAAGREG, from the coding sequence ATGACCGAGCGAAACCTCATCGTACATCGAAAGTCCCCGGCCTCCGTGGCCTCGATCTGGGCAGTGCTGGCGGACTTCCCGCACCTGGCAAAGGTGTGGGACGGCCTCAAGGCATCGGAGGCCATCGGTGGCAAGACCACTGGGGTGGGTGCCCGCCGTCGGGTCCGTCTATCGCCCGTGGGCACCATGGTCGAGACCGTGACGGCGTGGGAAGAGCGGCACGCCATCGCAACAATGAATGAGCCGTCGGCACTGGTGCCGTTCAAGCACGCCGAATCCCGGCTCGTCCTCGAGCCGGAAGGTGCCGGAACAGCGATGACCTTCCATTACCGTTACGTGCCAAGGGGCGGGCCCCTCGGCAAAGTGACAGGACCGGCGATAGACAGGATGCTGACGGCGACATTCACGAGCATGCTGGCGGCCGTTGATAAGGCGGCCGGACGCGAAGGCTGA
- a CDS encoding DM13 domain-containing protein, giving the protein MLLVGAIVVAVGLYLFQPWRIFTSSTVIEDVPAAAPPAPAPAWPAATPSAAPSAPALPRELATGQLISHEHASSGTVRILELPGGSRILRFEGLDTSDGPDLRIWLTDAPVIEGLAGWHVFDDGAYLDLGALKANKGDQNYDIPAGAVLDDYSSVSIWCARFTVSFAAAELKT; this is encoded by the coding sequence GTGCTGCTCGTTGGTGCCATCGTGGTTGCCGTGGGACTGTACCTGTTCCAGCCCTGGCGGATCTTCACCAGTTCGACCGTGATCGAGGATGTTCCGGCCGCCGCCCCGCCAGCCCCAGCACCGGCGTGGCCCGCGGCAACGCCCTCAGCAGCGCCCTCCGCCCCCGCCCTCCCGCGTGAACTGGCAACAGGCCAACTTATCAGCCATGAACACGCCAGCTCGGGAACGGTGCGGATCCTGGAACTGCCCGGCGGGAGCCGGATTCTTCGGTTCGAAGGCCTTGATACGTCCGACGGTCCCGACCTCCGGATATGGCTCACCGATGCCCCGGTGATCGAGGGCCTGGCGGGCTGGCATGTGTTCGATGACGGCGCATACCTCGACCTGGGCGCGCTCAAGGCCAACAAGGGCGACCAGAACTACGACATCCCGGCCGGGGCAGTGCTGGACGACTACAGCTCGGTCAGCATCTGGTGCGCCCGTTTCACCGTCTCATTCGCCGCCGCCGAGCTGAAGACGTAG
- a CDS encoding thiamine pyrophosphate-binding protein, giving the protein MTSLTVSGRVAQVLSSYVSDVFGVMGNGNVYFLDAAEKQGLRFTPVRHEGAAIAAADAYYRTSGRLAAGTTTYGPGYTNALTAVAEAVQAQIPVVLVTGDAPTSGPRPWDVDQAAIAAGLGAATFTVTRDAAGAITRQAVDYALTQRTAVVLAIPYDLAALGAADEELPEPAAPKVRDDVDGGLGQVARLLAGARRPLILAGRGAHLAGAGPQLRELADRLGALTAGTALALNLLKGEGYLGVAGGFGTDTAAGLMGEADVVLVAGASLSPFTMRFGHLLGPDSTVIQIDTGLQPTNPRVDLFVSADAKAAASHLLSLLDGDVAAGAWRPEASRRLASGPGHDPGSTESPDGRLDPRALASALDAVLPERRTVVQDGGHFIGWAPMYWNIPRPQDLVMVGTAYQTIGLGLASAVGAARAVEDDRTLVLASGDGGFLMGLADLESLIAAARSAVVVIYNDAAYGAEIHQYGTQGLTEKPMLIPEVDFSGIARALGAESAVIRSLEDLSALRHWIDAGAKGTFVADCRITSAVRAPWLTEWMKASRAAKAAVAG; this is encoded by the coding sequence ATGACTTCTCTTACGGTGTCCGGCCGCGTGGCGCAGGTTCTCAGCAGCTATGTCAGTGACGTCTTCGGCGTCATGGGTAACGGCAATGTCTACTTCCTGGACGCCGCGGAAAAGCAGGGTCTCCGCTTCACCCCCGTCCGGCACGAGGGCGCCGCCATCGCCGCGGCCGACGCCTACTACCGCACGTCGGGACGCCTCGCCGCGGGCACCACCACCTACGGCCCCGGCTACACCAACGCGCTCACCGCCGTCGCCGAGGCGGTCCAGGCGCAGATCCCGGTCGTACTGGTCACCGGCGACGCCCCCACCAGCGGCCCCCGGCCCTGGGACGTGGACCAGGCGGCCATCGCCGCCGGCCTCGGCGCGGCCACCTTCACCGTCACCCGCGACGCAGCGGGCGCCATCACCCGGCAGGCGGTGGACTACGCACTGACCCAGCGCACCGCCGTCGTGCTTGCCATCCCCTACGACCTCGCGGCGCTCGGGGCTGCGGACGAGGAGCTTCCGGAGCCGGCGGCGCCAAAGGTGAGGGACGACGTCGACGGCGGCCTTGGGCAGGTTGCCCGCCTCCTGGCGGGGGCAAGACGGCCGCTGATCCTGGCCGGCCGGGGTGCGCACCTCGCCGGAGCCGGCCCGCAGCTCCGCGAGCTCGCCGACCGCCTCGGCGCACTGACCGCCGGAACCGCCTTGGCGCTCAACCTCCTCAAAGGCGAGGGGTACCTGGGCGTCGCGGGCGGTTTCGGCACCGACACCGCGGCCGGGCTCATGGGCGAGGCCGACGTGGTCCTGGTGGCCGGGGCGAGCCTGAGCCCGTTCACCATGCGGTTCGGGCACCTGCTGGGCCCGGACAGCACGGTCATCCAGATCGACACCGGGCTGCAGCCGACGAATCCGAGGGTGGACCTGTTCGTCAGCGCGGACGCGAAGGCCGCTGCTTCGCATCTGTTGTCTTTGCTTGATGGTGACGTTGCTGCTGGAGCATGGCGTCCTGAAGCTTCCCGGCGCCTGGCCTCCGGGCCGGGGCACGATCCCGGCTCCACTGAATCCCCGGACGGCCGCTTGGACCCGCGAGCCCTTGCCAGCGCGCTCGACGCCGTGCTGCCCGAGCGCCGCACGGTGGTCCAGGACGGCGGGCACTTCATCGGCTGGGCGCCCATGTACTGGAACATCCCGCGGCCGCAGGACCTGGTGATGGTGGGGACCGCCTACCAGACCATCGGGCTGGGGCTGGCCAGCGCCGTCGGGGCAGCCCGGGCGGTGGAGGACGACCGCACCCTGGTGCTGGCCTCCGGCGACGGCGGTTTCCTGATGGGCCTGGCCGACCTCGAATCGTTGATTGCCGCCGCCCGCAGCGCCGTCGTGGTGATCTACAACGACGCCGCCTACGGTGCGGAGATCCACCAGTACGGCACCCAGGGCCTGACCGAGAAGCCGATGCTGATCCCGGAGGTGGACTTCAGCGGGATAGCGCGGGCTTTGGGGGCGGAGTCTGCGGTCATCCGTTCGCTGGAGGACCTCTCCGCGCTTCGACACTGGATCGATGCCGGCGCCAAGGGAACCTTCGTGGCCGACTGCCGGATCACCTCCGCAGTCCGGGCGCCGTGGCTGACCGAGTGGATGAAGGCGTCCCGGGCTGCGAAGGCGGCGGTGGCGGGCTAG